From a region of the Candidatus Brocadia sp. genome:
- a CDS encoding beta-ketoacyl-[acyl-carrier-protein] synthase family protein, producing the protein MNKRVVITGVGMITPIGSGKEGFWSNLIAGASGVDDVSCIDTSEYKVHKGCEVKNFKYSDYIKNGVLKKIGKGSQFAIAATRLALDDAGLDLGKTALERIGVSVGTTAGEIQILEKVNYIRHKDGEDKVDPDLFLMHPCNNIPANVAIEFGFKGPNTIIPTACAAGNYAIGYAYDLIKFGRVDLMVAGGSDPFSKVAYTGFARLGAIAPEICQPFDKNRKGMMVGEGAGMLLLESLDHAIQRNANIYAEIIGYGLSCDAYHITIPHPDGEGVVSAMKKALKSAHLQPGDVQYVSAHGTGTPANDKAETISIKKVFGNKPEHLAISSIKSMMGHTMGAASAIEAITCALVVQNDIIPPTINYETPDPECDLDYVPNIARKQKVTIALNNAHAFGGNNSCLVVKKFTGKT; encoded by the coding sequence ATGAATAAACGTGTTGTTATTACTGGTGTAGGAATGATTACTCCCATTGGATCGGGAAAGGAAGGATTTTGGAGTAACCTTATTGCGGGTGCTTCTGGAGTAGATGATGTATCGTGTATTGACACTTCAGAATATAAGGTTCACAAGGGATGTGAGGTGAAAAACTTCAAGTATTCTGATTATATTAAGAATGGCGTTCTCAAGAAAATTGGTAAGGGTTCTCAGTTTGCGATCGCAGCTACGCGACTTGCTTTGGATGACGCCGGGCTTGATTTAGGTAAGACTGCTTTGGAAAGAATTGGCGTGTCTGTTGGGACGACGGCAGGAGAAATACAGATTCTGGAAAAAGTCAATTATATCAGACACAAAGACGGAGAGGACAAGGTAGACCCCGATCTCTTTTTGATGCACCCCTGTAATAATATTCCAGCAAATGTTGCAATTGAGTTTGGATTTAAGGGACCAAACACGATTATTCCTACTGCTTGTGCTGCCGGCAATTATGCAATTGGGTATGCATATGATTTGATTAAATTTGGCCGGGTGGATCTGATGGTCGCCGGAGGTTCCGATCCTTTTTCAAAAGTTGCTTACACAGGATTTGCGAGATTAGGCGCCATTGCACCTGAAATATGCCAGCCATTTGATAAAAATCGGAAGGGAATGATGGTTGGCGAGGGCGCTGGCATGCTTCTTTTAGAATCGCTTGATCATGCGATACAGAGAAATGCCAATATTTATGCGGAAATTATTGGTTACGGCCTTAGCTGTGACGCATATCACATTACCATCCCTCACCCAGATGGGGAAGGTGTTGTTTCCGCTATGAAAAAGGCCCTAAAAAGCGCACATCTTCAGCCCGGAGATGTCCAATATGTGAGTGCACACGGTACGGGAACCCCTGCTAATGATAAAGCAGAAACGATCTCTATTAAAAAGGTCTTTGGGAATAAACCTGAGCATCTCGCGATTAGTTCGATAAAATCGATGATGGGTCATACGATGGGTGCGGCCAGTGCTATAGAAGCTATTACCTGCGCCCTGGTTGTTCAAAACGACATCATACCTCCTACGATCAATTATGAAACACCTGATCCGGAGTGTGATTTGGATTATGTGCCTAATATTGCAAGAAAGCAGAAGGTTACCATTGCACTGAACAATGCCCATGCATTTGGTGGTAACAATAGTTGTTTGGTGGTTAAAAAATTTACTGGCAAGACTTGA
- the fabZ gene encoding 3-hydroxyacyl-ACP dehydratase FabZ → MIFFEEIRSLLPQKYPFLFIDKAVEFEEGKRIVCVKNVSGNEPVFVGHFPDFAIMPGVLIIEAMAQASIILFRKSLSTQITGDSVFLLASVNNARFTKPVFPGDQLVIEILVEKIVSKGAIVQAMVKVGDKSVAKATLTFGIADKNALISD, encoded by the coding sequence ATGATTTTTTTTGAGGAAATACGGTCTCTTCTTCCTCAAAAATATCCATTTTTGTTCATCGATAAAGCTGTTGAGTTTGAAGAAGGGAAAAGGATTGTTTGTGTAAAGAATGTCTCCGGCAATGAACCTGTCTTTGTTGGACATTTCCCCGACTTTGCGATCATGCCTGGTGTATTGATTATAGAGGCGATGGCTCAAGCCTCCATTATCCTTTTCAGGAAAAGTCTTTCCACACAAATCACTGGGGATTCGGTTTTTTTATTAGCTTCAGTGAACAATGCCAGATTTACAAAACCCGTTTTTCCAGGCGATCAACTCGTTATAGAGATTTTGGTAGAAAAGATTGTATCCAAAGGGGCCATTGTTCAGGCAATGGTAAAAGTCGGAGATAAGTCGGTTGCTAAAGCAACTTTGACTTTTGGAATTGCAGACAAGAACGCATTAATATCTGATTGA
- a CDS encoding phosphopantetheine-binding protein, translating to MNAEEIEKGVTAIVAEVTELDEKEIWDKRDANFFKDLEIDSLLALEILALIEKKFKVQIPEEKLVDITCLSATIDLTKSVLAESGKLSS from the coding sequence TTGAACGCAGAAGAAATTGAGAAAGGTGTAACTGCGATAGTTGCAGAGGTCACAGAATTGGACGAAAAAGAAATTTGGGATAAAAGAGATGCAAACTTCTTTAAAGATCTTGAAATAGACTCCCTTTTAGCCCTTGAAATCCTGGCGCTTATTGAAAAAAAATTTAAGGTGCAAATTCCTGAAGAAAAACTGGTTGACATTACGTGTTTAAGCGCAACCATTGATTTAACAAAATCTGTTCTGGCGGAAAGTGGAAAACTTTCTTCGTAA
- a CDS encoding EpsI family protein, translating to MSINKKGWITIAILLFTSIYCFTFPKAKYESQNIISQLKIPLEFTGWLGTDTEAEQDWNSDDEKYAFISQTLDREYINKDGDSLFLLILDAGNFHNPKVCSSSSGFKVTELNDSEFHVLNRDLRAYCLYVEKDAEGFLMIYWMCIDKNIVDWTGQKIKQLWFSLINKKRNGLMVRLSIPTREDSIASALQLANEFLADLGSAIPPEQTEYIFGNPKTAL from the coding sequence ATGAGTATTAACAAGAAGGGGTGGATTACGATTGCAATATTGCTATTTACCAGCATTTATTGCTTTACCTTTCCAAAGGCTAAATATGAAAGTCAGAATATTATCTCTCAGCTCAAAATACCACTGGAATTTACTGGATGGCTAGGAACGGATACTGAAGCTGAGCAAGATTGGAATAGCGACGATGAAAAGTACGCTTTTATTAGCCAGACATTGGATAGAGAGTATATAAACAAGGATGGCGATAGTCTTTTTTTGCTAATACTGGATGCTGGCAATTTTCACAACCCAAAGGTGTGTTCTAGTAGCTCTGGCTTTAAAGTGACAGAATTAAATGACAGCGAATTCCATGTTTTAAATCGCGATCTTCGAGCATACTGCCTGTACGTTGAAAAGGATGCGGAGGGTTTTTTGATGATTTATTGGATGTGTATTGACAAAAATATTGTTGATTGGACAGGACAAAAAATAAAACAGTTATGGTTCTCATTGATTAACAAAAAGAGGAATGGTTTAATGGTCAGACTTTCTATTCCTACAAGAGAAGATAGCATCGCGAGTGCTTTACAATTGGCCAATGAATTTCTTGCAGATCTTGGTAGTGCAATTCCACCTGAACAGACAGAGTATATTTTTGGCAATCCTAAAACGGCGTTATAA
- the xrt gene encoding exosortase, with protein MINYIIWAMIVILYTPLFFNLYRSEWKAFDYTHAYFILPVFFWLIWRKRTTLKEAIQKSRLDHNLMGFFGFLVGILLFIFGWRQQYSFITTLSLLPVLLGLTTYLYGFQATRIVLFPLLYLLLLVPIPIGIVDDLTLPMRYGLSVMTEIILGFFHFPISREGLLLTIGESELFMGQPCSGFRSIITMFSLSLVYVYLSRSSLFRKTILVSSIVPFAVLGNLIRIIALCLITYYFGEETGQGFFHSFSGIVIFVFIVSGLIGLEFMLERCAR; from the coding sequence ATGATTAATTATATAATTTGGGCGATGATAGTTATCTTATATACACCGCTTTTTTTTAACCTTTATCGTTCTGAATGGAAGGCTTTCGATTATACGCATGCCTATTTTATCTTGCCTGTGTTCTTTTGGCTTATCTGGAGGAAACGAACAACCTTAAAGGAGGCAATTCAAAAATCTAGACTTGACCACAATCTCATGGGATTTTTTGGCTTTCTTGTTGGAATTCTATTGTTTATTTTTGGCTGGCGTCAGCAGTATTCATTTATAACGACACTTTCTTTACTCCCTGTTTTATTAGGGCTGACAACCTATCTTTACGGATTTCAGGCAACAAGGATTGTATTATTTCCTCTTTTATATCTGTTGCTTTTGGTGCCCATTCCCATCGGAATTGTGGATGATCTCACACTTCCAATGCGATACGGCCTTTCCGTGATGACCGAAATAATTCTCGGATTTTTTCATTTTCCTATATCAAGAGAAGGACTTTTATTAACGATCGGAGAGAGCGAATTATTTATGGGACAACCCTGTAGCGGTTTTCGTTCTATAATTACGATGTTTTCTTTGTCTCTGGTTTATGTATACCTAAGCAGGAGCAGTTTATTCAGAAAAACTATTCTCGTTTCTTCCATAGTTCCTTTTGCAGTCCTAGGCAATCTTATTCGTATTATAGCATTATGCCTTATTACCTATTATTTTGGTGAAGAAACCGGCCAGGGTTTTTTTCATAGTTTTAGCGGAATTGTAATATTTGTTTTTATTGTGTCGGGATTAATTGGATTAGAGTTCATGCTAGAAAGATGTGCACGATGA